One Apteryx mantelli isolate bAptMan1 chromosome 2, bAptMan1.hap1, whole genome shotgun sequence genomic window, GCCGTGTTGCCTCCCAAAGACAAAATTGAAGCTGAGCGGCTCAAGAGGCTCTTCTGGAGCATGCTGTCTGTGAAGAAGAGCCGACAGAAGGACAACATCAGTGGGTGGGTAAGTGACCAAGAGCAGTCCCTGGCAGAAAACGGGGTTCCCGAGTACATGAGGGATCGTTTCATGTTTCTGCTCCTCTGGGCATCCCAAGGCAATACTGGCCCAGCTGCCTTCTGGCTCCTCTTCTATCTAATGAAACATCCAGAAGCTATGAAGGCTGTGAAGGAAGAAGTGGATAAAGTCTCCAGGGAGAGCGGCCAGGAAGTGAAGCCAGGTAGGCCACCAATTAACGTCACTAGGGACATGTTAAACCAGACCCCTCTTCTGGACAGTGCTCTAGAGGAGACCCTGCGGCTGGTTGCAGCCCCAATCCTTATCAGAGCCGTCCTGCAGGACATGACCCTTAAGACGAGCGATGGGACAGAGTACGCTCTCCGCAAAGGAGACAGGGTGGCTTTGTTCCCACATGCCTCTGTGCAGATGGACCCAGAAATCCATCCCGAGCCTCACCGATTTAAATATGACCGGTTCCTAAACCCAGATGGCACCAGGAAAGATTTCTACAAGAATGggaaaaagctgaagtatttcagCATGCCTTGGGGAGCAGGGATATCCATCTGTCCTGGGCGGTTCTTTGCGACCAATGAAATGAAACTGTTTgtgttcttgatgctgacttactATGACTTGGAGCTGCTTGACGGAGAAGAGGAGATCCCGCCGATagacagcagccgctggggatttGGAACGATGCAGCCCATTCGTGACGTTCGCTTCAGATACCGGCCGtgcttttaatttgaaaagccTCATTACGTTCGGCCTCCTGGCTTGTTTAGGAGCTGTTGGTGAAATAAACTGCACAAAACTCCTCCCACGGGTATCGGATCCGTGCAGAGCGCTTTCGTGAGAGCGAATGCTGGTATGACCTTGCTTGTTTAACAGTTATTgtggcttttctctttatttccattgcacgtttcactgctctgtgtctatggttattgtattgtttttacttcagtttaGCCTTGGGACTGTGTTATTTTGTTATCAGACTCTTAACGatgtattgaaatgaaatgaagcaagCAGACATCCTAGCATATTTTCCGCGTGAAGCATATCCGCGGCAGAATGGCATCAGCCCGCACGCTGGGGAtttgtctccctcctccccactttTCCCCTTGTCAATCCGAAACGTCTCACTGCGTTCAGAAAGGCACTGAAAGGTCGGAGAACGATAAatatgctctctgcagctgcaagggtttCATCGTGGGCTTAGCACTGTCTGGCCTGTCATCTCCTTTCGGCATCAGGTTAAAATGCATTCCCCTGAGGTCCCCAGACAGACGCCCCTCAGAGCAGAGGTAGGACCTACTGACCACAGACACCCCCACAACACACAACTGCTCACACCTAAGAAGAGGAGAGAGCTTGCTGGTCTCATTTGCTACATTACTGGGAGGCAAAGGGAGTTGCAAACATCAGTAATAACCTAAGGTACCATTTTCATGCATCTGCATGATTTAAGACGTGGATTTAAGCCTTTCCAGGGCTGCGAGCGGGTGCACGTTCAAGCCCAGTGTCTTGTGCACAGCTGCTGGGGATAAAAAGGGTatttgcatctgtgtgtgtgtgtttggattcatcccacctgctgtAACGCGGCTGGAGCGTGGCTACCTACAGCTGGGTTCGTTCCCCCACAGCACCGAACCAAATCACTGGTTCAGTCCAGCTCGTTGAACGTGCCCAGAAATGTCCGAGTCTGCAGGCTGGCCAGGAGCAGATCTGCCCTCCTGCGAGAGAAAAGAGAGTGtagctaaaattaaattttattttattttctccaggtcAAGGTTTTAACCAGCAGAGCTGGTCTTGAGCCCCATGGGCTGGTGGCATTGCCCAGAAGATGCTTCCTGGCAAGGGCTTCCCCCCTGCCAAACTCAGCCCCCGTTCTCTTGTCCTCTTGCCAGTCCCGCTTGGGGAAGGCGATGGCAAGGGCAGACACTGGGTTCATCCCAGGGCTCCGGGCCCTTGGGGACAGCGGGGGACACCAGGGTGCATCGACCCCGCTTCCCGTTGGCCCCT contains:
- the LOC136991422 gene encoding 5-beta-cholestane-3-alpha,7-alpha-diol 12-alpha-hydroxylase-like; the encoded protein is MALWVTLLCSLVASLLGGLYLLGAFRRRRANEPPLDKGHIPWLGYALDFRKDSSEFLKRMQRKHGDIFTVLLGGYYFTFVMDPFCFGAIVKESRAKLDFKKFASELVRRVFGYQSVEASHKIIQLSSTKHLMGDGLVVMTQAMMENLQKLMLFKMNSGERERTWQEDSLFNYCYNIIFRAGYLALYGSEPHQGADNKEKANEHDRVHSDELFYEFRKYDRLFPRLAYAVLPPKDKIEAERLKRLFWSMLSVKKSRQKDNISGWVSDQEQSLAENGVPEYMRDRFMFLLLWASQGNTGPAAFWLLFYLMKHPEAMKAVKEEVDKVSRESGQEVKPGRPPINVTRDMLNQTPLLDSALEETLRLVAAPILIRAVLQDMTLKTSDGTEYALRKGDRVALFPHASVQMDPEIHPEPHRFKYDRFLNPDGTRKDFYKNGKKLKYFSMPWGAGISICPGRFFATNEMKLFVFLMLTYYDLELLDGEEEIPPIDSSRWGFGTMQPIRDVRFRYRPCF